The following proteins are co-located in the Sulfurospirillum deleyianum DSM 6946 genome:
- the infA gene encoding translation initiation factor IF-1: MAKDDVIEIDGKVIEALPNATFKVEVQNSHVILCHIAGKMRMHYIKIMPGDTVKVELTPYSLDKGRITYRYK, encoded by the coding sequence ATGGCAAAAGATGATGTAATTGAAATTGATGGAAAAGTAATTGAAGCTCTTCCCAATGCTACATTTAAAGTTGAAGTTCAAAACAGTCATGTGATTTTATGTCACATTGCTGGAAAGATGAGAATGCATTATATTAAGATAATGCCTGGTGATACAGTAAAAGTTGAGTTAACTCCTTATAGCTTAGATAAAGGACGAATAACTTACAGATATAAGTAA
- the secY gene encoding preprotein translocase subunit SecY encodes MNQDLTRKILVTLGFIFAYRILAYVPVPGVNIEVIKEFFDSNSSNALGMFNMFSGNAAERLSIISLGIMPYITASIIMELLAATFPALGKMKKERDGMVKYMQIIRYATIGITIVQAIGVSVGLGGMTGRSGESAIMLDMTTFSAIAAASMLTGTMLLMWIGEQITQRGIGNGISLIIFAGIVSGIPSAIGGTINLVNTGELNFLVVIGILVVILATVGSIIYVEMGERRVPISYSRKVVLQNQHKRIMNYVPIKMNLSGVIPPIFASAILMFPSTIMQASTNPIVQAIHDFLNPNSYIFNVLTFLFVIFFAYFYASIVFNAKDISENLKKQGGFIPGVRPGESTALYLNEVAGRLTLWGSIYLGLISTLPWVLVKVMGVPFYFGGTAVLIVVQVALDTMRKIEAQMYMNKYETLSAVGL; translated from the coding sequence ATGAATCAAGATCTCACGAGGAAGATTTTAGTTACATTGGGTTTTATATTTGCATACAGGATTTTGGCATATGTGCCAGTTCCTGGTGTTAATATAGAAGTAATTAAAGAGTTCTTCGACTCCAATAGCTCTAATGCTCTTGGTATGTTTAATATGTTCAGCGGTAATGCTGCTGAACGATTAAGCATTATCTCCTTAGGTATTATGCCTTATATCACCGCTTCAATTATTATGGAACTTCTTGCCGCAACATTTCCTGCACTTGGTAAAATGAAAAAAGAGCGTGATGGTATGGTTAAATACATGCAGATTATTCGTTATGCAACGATTGGTATTACTATCGTACAAGCGATTGGTGTTTCTGTAGGACTAGGGGGAATGACAGGTCGATCAGGTGAAAGTGCCATCATGCTTGACATGACAACATTCTCGGCTATTGCTGCTGCAAGTATGCTAACAGGTACAATGTTGCTTATGTGGATTGGTGAGCAAATTACACAACGTGGTATTGGTAATGGTATCAGTTTAATTATTTTCGCTGGAATTGTCTCAGGAATTCCTAGTGCAATTGGTGGAACTATTAACCTCGTCAATACAGGTGAATTAAACTTCCTCGTTGTTATTGGTATTTTGGTTGTTATTTTAGCAACGGTTGGGTCTATTATTTATGTGGAAATGGGTGAACGACGGGTTCCTATTTCGTATTCACGAAAAGTTGTTCTTCAAAATCAGCATAAACGTATTATGAACTATGTTCCTATTAAAATGAACTTAAGTGGTGTTATTCCTCCTATTTTTGCAAGTGCCATTTTAATGTTCCCATCAACCATTATGCAAGCGAGTACTAATCCTATTGTTCAAGCCATTCATGATTTTTTAAATCCTAACAGCTATATCTTCAATGTATTGACATTCTTATTTGTGATTTTCTTTGCTTACTTTTATGCATCGATTGTTTTTAATGCAAAAGATATCTCTGAAAATCTCAAAAAACAAGGTGGCTTTATTCCTGGTGTGAGACCAGGTGAAAGTACTGCTCTTTATCTCAATGAAGTTGCAGGACGCTTAACACTTTGGGGTTCAATTTATTTAGGATTGATTTCAACACTTCCTTGGGTTTTGGTTAAAGTAATGGGTGTACCATTTTATTTCGGTGGAACAGCTGTTTTGATCGTTGTTCAAGTAGCACTCGATACGATGCGCAAAATAGAAGCACAAATGTACATGAATAAATATGAAACATTGAGTGCTGTAGGGCTTTAA
- the rplP gene encoding 50S ribosomal protein L16 produces MLMPKRTKYKKQMKGRNRGEAQSGASISFGEIGLKAVEAGRIDSRQIEAARIAYTRHVKRQAKTWIRVFPDKPLTAKPLETRMGKGKGSVDKWVMNIKPGRIIFEMAGVPEELAREALTLAMHKLPFKTKIVTRESENEVY; encoded by the coding sequence ATGTTAATGCCTAAAAGAACAAAATATAAAAAGCAGATGAAAGGCCGCAATCGCGGTGAAGCGCAAAGTGGTGCTTCTATCTCTTTTGGTGAAATTGGTCTAAAAGCGGTTGAGGCGGGTCGTATTGATTCACGCCAAATTGAAGCTGCAAGGATTGCATACACACGTCACGTTAAGCGTCAAGCAAAAACATGGATTCGTGTATTCCCAGATAAACCATTAACAGCAAAACCTCTTGAAACCAGAATGGGTAAAGGTAAAGGCTCTGTTGATAAATGGGTTATGAATATTAAACCTGGCAGAATTATTTTTGAAATGGCTGGTGTTCCTGAAGAGTTGGCACGTGAAGCGTTAACCCTTGCAATGCACAAATTGCCTTTCAAAACCAAGATTGTAACTCGAGAGAGCGAAAATGAAGTATATTGA
- a CDS encoding DNA-directed RNA polymerase subunit alpha, which yields MKKINTSAYMPTEIEVENISANKVQISAYPFESGFAVTLAHPLRRLLLGSTIGSAPTAVKIEGVTHEFDSMRGMLEDVALFIINLKNIRFKIKGDEKRVEVNYSFSGPKEIKGSDLANSHIEIVTPDTYLATINEDAEFNFSLIIEKGIGYVPSENIRDLLTDDYIALDAFFTPVKRAVYDIENVLVEDNPNYEKIVFTIETDGLVSPIEAFKNALEAMYAQMSVFNGILDIAVAPKNETSHDNVELGKLLQSVEELNLSARSFNCLDRAEVKYIGELALMSETELKDLKNLGKKSLEEIRQVMEESGYPVGYNFSDETASLLKKKIEDLKSEANEG from the coding sequence ATGAAAAAAATCAATACATCAGCTTACATGCCAACTGAAATTGAGGTCGAGAATATTTCAGCGAATAAGGTTCAAATTAGTGCGTATCCCTTTGAATCAGGTTTTGCTGTAACATTGGCACATCCTTTAAGAAGATTGCTTTTGGGCAGTACCATAGGATCGGCTCCAACGGCTGTAAAGATTGAAGGTGTAACTCATGAATTTGATAGCATGCGTGGTATGCTTGAAGATGTTGCTCTTTTTATCATTAATCTTAAAAATATTCGCTTCAAAATCAAAGGTGATGAGAAGCGAGTAGAAGTCAATTACTCTTTTTCTGGTCCAAAAGAAATTAAAGGAAGTGACCTTGCAAATTCTCATATTGAAATTGTAACGCCAGATACTTATTTGGCAACTATCAATGAAGATGCAGAATTCAATTTCTCTTTGATTATAGAAAAAGGTATTGGATACGTTCCAAGTGAAAATATTAGAGATCTACTTACAGATGATTATATTGCGCTAGATGCTTTCTTTACACCTGTCAAAAGAGCTGTATATGATATTGAAAATGTTTTGGTAGAAGACAATCCTAATTATGAAAAAATTGTATTTACAATTGAAACAGATGGATTGGTTTCTCCTATTGAGGCATTTAAAAATGCACTAGAAGCAATGTATGCTCAAATGTCAGTTTTTAATGGTATTTTAGACATTGCAGTAGCTCCGAAAAATGAGACTTCTCACGATAATGTTGAGCTAGGCAAATTATTACAAAGTGTTGAAGAGTTAAATCTGAGTGCACGTAGTTTTAACTGTTTAGATAGAGCAGAGGTTAAGTACATCGGTGAACTTGCTCTTATGAGTGAAACAGAGTTGAAAGACCTTAAAAATTTAGGCAAAAAATCATTAGAAGAGATCAGACAAGTTATGGAAGAGAGTGGATATCCTGTAGGATATAATTTCTCTGACGAGACAGCAAGTTTGCTCAAGAAAAAAATTGAAGATTTAAAATCTGAAGCCAATGAGGGTTAA
- the rpmC gene encoding 50S ribosomal protein L29 has protein sequence MKYIDLNSKSASELAELLKEKKVLLFTLRQKLKTMQLTNPNEIKEVRRDIARINTAISAQNK, from the coding sequence ATGAAGTATATTGATTTAAATAGCAAAAGCGCATCAGAGCTTGCAGAATTGTTAAAAGAGAAAAAGGTTCTTTTGTTTACATTAAGACAAAAGTTAAAAACAATGCAACTTACTAATCCTAATGAGATTAAAGAAGTTAGAAGAGATATCGCACGTATTAATACGGCAATTTCTGCTCAAAACAAGTAG
- the map gene encoding type I methionyl aminopeptidase: MAINIKKPQEIAKLSVANNIVAKTLEYLTCNIHPGLSLKELNAMGESYIQSLGARPAFKGLYGFPAGVCTSVNEVIIHGIPTEYKLQEGDIVGLDIGTEINGWYGDAAVTLGVGKISQSDEALIACAKDALYYAIDIIHPEMRFKELSHAIEQFILSKGYVPLRGFCGHGIGRKPHEEPELPNYLEGHNPKSGPKIKNGMVFCIEPMICHKEGTPKILEDKWSVVSTDGLRGSHYEHTVAVIDGKAEILSLS, from the coding sequence ATGGCAATTAACATTAAAAAGCCGCAAGAGATTGCAAAGCTTTCGGTTGCGAATAATATTGTTGCCAAAACGTTAGAGTATCTTACATGTAATATTCACCCAGGTCTTAGTTTAAAAGAACTCAATGCCATGGGTGAGTCTTACATTCAAAGTTTAGGAGCTCGACCTGCATTTAAAGGTCTTTATGGCTTCCCTGCGGGTGTATGTACTTCTGTGAACGAAGTCATTATTCACGGTATCCCAACAGAGTATAAACTTCAAGAGGGTGATATCGTGGGTCTTGATATTGGTACTGAAATTAATGGTTGGTATGGTGATGCTGCAGTGACTCTGGGTGTTGGTAAGATATCTCAAAGTGATGAAGCGTTGATTGCATGTGCTAAAGATGCTCTTTATTATGCCATTGATATCATCCATCCTGAGATGCGTTTTAAAGAATTAAGTCATGCTATTGAGCAGTTTATTCTCTCAAAAGGATATGTTCCTCTTAGAGGTTTTTGTGGTCATGGTATTGGGCGAAAACCCCATGAAGAACCAGAATTACCCAACTACTTAGAAGGTCATAATCCAAAGAGTGGTCCAAAAATCAAGAATGGTATGGTTTTTTGTATTGAACCAATGATTTGCCATAAGGAGGGGACTCCTAAAATTTTGGAAGATAAATGGTCAGTTGTATCAACGGATGGGTTAAGAGGAAGCCACTATGAGCATACAGTTGCAGTCATAGATGGTAAAGCAGAAATTTTGTCGCTATCTTGA
- the rpmJ gene encoding 50S ribosomal protein L36 — MKVRPSVKKMCDKCKVIKRKNIVRVICVNPKHKQRQG, encoded by the coding sequence ATGAAAGTACGACCTTCTGTAAAGAAGATGTGCGATAAATGTAAAGTGATTAAACGAAAAAATATCGTTAGAGTCATTTGCGTAAATCCAAAACATAAACAGAGACAAGGATAA
- the rplO gene encoding 50S ribosomal protein L15 encodes MALDNLTPAENSTKEIKRVGRGQGSGMGKTASRGNNGQKSRTGYKRKRGFEGGQQPLQRRLPKVGFTSKIVKPYVINIDKITAVAELAEITVDSIREVHKISNSIVKIKLIGAGAKELASKIKDENVVFTGMSK; translated from the coding sequence ATGGCATTAGATAATCTTACCCCAGCAGAAAATTCTACTAAAGAGATCAAACGCGTAGGTCGTGGTCAAGGTAGTGGTATGGGAAAAACTGCTAGCCGTGGTAATAACGGACAAAAATCTCGTACAGGCTATAAGCGTAAAAGAGGTTTCGAAGGTGGTCAACAACCCCTTCAAAGAAGATTACCAAAAGTTGGTTTTACTTCTAAAATCGTAAAGCCTTATGTGATCAATATTGATAAAATTACAGCTGTTGCAGAATTAGCTGAAATCACTGTTGATTCAATCAGAGAGGTTCATAAAATTTCCAACAGTATTGTCAAAATCAAATTGATTGGTGCAGGTGCGAAAGAACTTGCTTCAAAAATTAAAGATGAAAATGTTGTTTTTACTGGAATGAGTAAATGA
- the rpsE gene encoding 30S ribosomal protein S5, with protein MEKYNREEFEEVIVNIGRVTKVVKGGRRFRFTALVVVGNKKGLVGFGFGKAKEVPDAIRKAVDDAFKNIVKVNIKGSTIAHDVEVKFNASRIILKPASDGTGVIAGGATRPVVELAGIKDILTKSLGSNNASNVVRATIKALSMIKS; from the coding sequence ATGGAAAAATATAACAGAGAAGAGTTTGAAGAAGTCATCGTCAATATTGGCCGCGTAACAAAAGTTGTTAAAGGTGGTAGACGTTTTAGATTTACAGCACTTGTCGTTGTTGGAAATAAAAAAGGTCTTGTTGGCTTTGGTTTTGGTAAAGCTAAAGAGGTTCCTGATGCGATTAGAAAAGCAGTTGATGATGCATTTAAAAACATTGTCAAAGTGAACATTAAAGGCTCAACCATTGCACATGATGTTGAAGTTAAATTTAATGCAAGTCGTATTATTTTAAAACCTGCGAGTGATGGTACTGGTGTTATTGCTGGTGGTGCAACACGTCCTGTTGTTGAACTTGCAGGTATTAAAGATATTTTGACAAAGTCATTGGGTTCAAACAACGCTTCTAATGTAGTAAGGGCAACGATTAAAGCTCTTAGTATGATTAAAAGCTAA
- the rpsH gene encoding 30S ribosomal protein S8, giving the protein MINDLVADSLTRIRNASMRKLDVTKLMHSKLVEAILVIFQNKGYIESFNVVEEGPKKFINVVLKYDARGQQVINEVKKISKPGRRVYKGRDEIKRFKNGYGTIVVSTSKGVLSNDDAHKAGLGGEVICSIW; this is encoded by the coding sequence ATGATTAATGATCTAGTAGCAGATTCTTTAACGAGAATCAGAAATGCATCAATGAGAAAACTTGATGTAACGAAATTAATGCATTCAAAACTGGTAGAAGCGATTTTAGTTATTTTCCAAAACAAAGGTTATATCGAAAGTTTTAACGTTGTTGAAGAAGGTCCTAAGAAATTTATCAATGTTGTTTTGAAGTATGATGCAAGAGGCCAACAAGTTATTAATGAAGTAAAAAAAATCTCAAAGCCAGGACGTAGAGTCTATAAAGGCCGAGATGAGATTAAACGCTTCAAAAATGGTTATGGTACGATTGTTGTTAGTACATCAAAAGGTGTTCTTAGTAATGATGACGCACACAAAGCAGGTCTTGGTGGCGAAGTTATTTGTAGTATCTGGTAA
- the rpsD gene encoding 30S ribosomal protein S4 codes for MARYRGPVEKLERRLGVSLALKGERRLAGKSALDKRPYAPGQHGQRRTKISEYGLQLREKQKAKFMYGVSEKQFRRIFDEAARREGNTGINLVLLIERRLDNVVYRMGFATTRRFARQLVTHGHILVNGNKVDIPSYIVRAGDKVEVCEKSKNNPQIKRALELTQQTGIAPWVDVEREKAMGIFTRIPEREEVVIPVEERLIVELYSK; via the coding sequence ATGGCAAGATATAGAGGACCAGTCGAAAAGCTTGAAAGAAGACTTGGTGTCAGCTTAGCCCTTAAAGGTGAGCGCAGACTTGCTGGTAAAAGCGCACTAGACAAGCGACCGTATGCACCAGGTCAGCACGGACAAAGAAGAACAAAAATTAGTGAATATGGTCTCCAATTAAGAGAGAAACAAAAAGCTAAATTTATGTATGGAGTTTCTGAAAAACAATTCAGACGTATTTTTGATGAAGCAGCTCGTAGAGAAGGAAACACTGGTATTAACCTTGTTTTACTTATTGAGAGAAGACTTGATAACGTTGTGTATCGTATGGGATTTGCAACAACACGTCGTTTTGCTCGTCAATTAGTAACGCATGGACATATTTTAGTGAATGGGAATAAAGTAGATATTCCTTCTTATATTGTTCGTGCTGGTGACAAAGTAGAGGTTTGTGAAAAATCAAAAAACAATCCTCAAATTAAAAGAGCTCTTGAATTAACACAACAAACAGGTATCGCACCATGGGTTGATGTTGAAAGAGAAAAAGCAATGGGTATTTTTACACGAATCCCAGAGAGAGAAGAAGTAGTTATTCCGGTTGAAGAAAGATTAATCGTTGAGCTATACTCTAAATAA
- the rplE gene encoding 50S ribosomal protein L5 — MNRLQEKFNAEVQPALVKEFNISNPMLAPKIEKIVISVGAGEEGKDTKLLQNIVDTISLIAGQKAVVANAKKSVAGFKVRAGYPVGVKVSLRKENMYAFLDKLISVALPRVKDFRGLPRTGFDGRANYNFGLNEQLMFPEVEYDNIMKTHGMNITVVTTASNDKEAFRLLELIGLPFAKGK; from the coding sequence ATGAACAGATTGCAAGAGAAATTTAATGCTGAAGTTCAACCAGCATTGGTTAAAGAGTTTAATATTTCAAACCCTATGTTGGCTCCTAAGATTGAAAAAATTGTTATTAGCGTTGGAGCTGGTGAAGAAGGTAAAGATACGAAATTATTGCAAAATATCGTTGATACCATTTCTTTAATCGCTGGTCAAAAAGCGGTTGTTGCGAATGCTAAAAAATCCGTTGCGGGCTTTAAAGTACGTGCTGGATATCCAGTCGGTGTTAAAGTATCTCTTCGTAAAGAGAATATGTACGCATTTTTGGATAAACTCATTTCGGTTGCTCTTCCAAGAGTAAAAGATTTTAGAGGTCTTCCAAGAACTGGATTTGATGGAAGAGCAAACTATAACTTTGGTCTTAATGAGCAATTGATGTTTCCAGAAGTTGAATATGATAATATTATGAAAACTCACGGAATGAATATTACAGTCGTAACAACTGCTAGCAATGATAAAGAAGCATTTAGACTTCTTGAACTCATTGGTTTGCCGTTCGCAAAAGGTAAATAA
- the rplF gene encoding 50S ribosomal protein L6 has protein sequence MSRIGKKPIKIPAGIEVSVDGDLVAFKKGSVQKVLDTKGNVDVNVQEGELVFAPKGADRQSSAFWGTYRALGQNIVTGLTEGFKKQLEINGVGYRAAVNGKVLELQLGYSHPINYEFPQDIQISVEKNVITIVGDDKQVVGQIAAEIRSFRAPEPYKGKGIKYVDETIIRKAGKTSKK, from the coding sequence ATGTCTCGTATTGGTAAAAAGCCTATAAAGATTCCAGCAGGTATTGAAGTATCTGTCGATGGTGATTTGGTGGCATTTAAAAAAGGGAGTGTCCAAAAAGTTTTGGACACTAAAGGCAATGTTGACGTAAATGTTCAAGAGGGTGAATTGGTTTTCGCTCCTAAAGGTGCTGATAGACAAAGTAGTGCTTTTTGGGGAACATACCGTGCACTTGGTCAAAATATTGTTACAGGTTTAACGGAAGGTTTTAAAAAGCAACTTGAAATTAACGGTGTAGGTTATAGAGCTGCTGTTAATGGTAAAGTTCTTGAGCTTCAACTCGGTTATTCTCATCCCATTAATTATGAATTTCCACAAGATATTCAAATTAGTGTAGAGAAAAACGTCATTACGATTGTAGGCGATGATAAGCAAGTCGTTGGTCAAATTGCTGCTGAAATTAGAAGTTTTAGGGCTCCTGAGCCATATAAAGGCAAGGGTATTAAGTATGTTGATGAAACTATTATCCGTAAAGCCGGAAAAACTTCCAAGAAGTAG
- the rpsQ gene encoding 30S ribosomal protein S17, giving the protein MALKREIQGVVVQKTGDKTITVLVERRVMHPRYRKFVKRFKKYLVHDESNQVKIGDTVSAIECRPLSKRKSFRLSAIVKVGVE; this is encoded by the coding sequence ATGGCTTTAAAACGAGAGATTCAAGGCGTAGTTGTTCAAAAGACAGGTGACAAAACTATCACCGTTTTGGTAGAGAGACGTGTAATGCACCCACGATATCGCAAGTTCGTTAAACGTTTCAAAAAATACCTAGTCCATGACGAGAGCAACCAAGTAAAAATTGGCGATACGGTAAGTGCGATTGAGTGTAGACCACTTTCAAAAAGAAAGTCTTTCAGACTCAGTGCTATTGTTAAAGTAGGAGTTGAATAA
- the rplX gene encoding 50S ribosomal protein L24 — translation MATKMKIKKGDTVKVIAGDDKGKEAKVLQVMPKTSQVVVEGCKVAKKAIKPSESNPKGGFANVEKPIHISNVAKVEGK, via the coding sequence ATGGCAACAAAGATGAAAATTAAAAAAGGCGATACGGTTAAAGTTATCGCGGGCGACGATAAAGGTAAAGAAGCTAAAGTGCTTCAAGTTATGCCAAAAACTTCACAAGTTGTCGTTGAGGGTTGCAAGGTAGCAAAAAAAGCCATTAAGCCAAGTGAGAGTAATCCTAAAGGTGGTTTTGCCAATGTTGAAAAACCAATTCATATCTCTAATGTGGCTAAAGTAGAGGGTAAATAA
- the rplR gene encoding 50S ribosomal protein L18, whose product MRANILKRKLALRVKRKRRIRADISGTEVRPRISLFKSNRYLYAQAIDDATGVTLASVDGKKLGFNASKASAAEVAKAFAETLKAKNLTQVVYDRNGYLYHGVVAAFADGLRANGIVL is encoded by the coding sequence ATGAGAGCAAATATTTTAAAACGTAAACTTGCATTAAGAGTTAAGCGTAAAAGAAGAATCAGAGCAGATATTTCTGGTACAGAAGTAAGACCTAGAATTTCTCTTTTTAAATCTAATCGTTATCTTTATGCGCAAGCAATTGATGATGCTACAGGCGTTACTTTGGCAAGTGTGGATGGTAAAAAATTAGGATTTAATGCAAGTAAAGCTTCTGCAGCAGAAGTTGCAAAAGCGTTTGCAGAAACACTTAAGGCTAAAAATTTAACTCAAGTTGTCTACGATAGAAATGGTTATTTGTATCATGGCGTAGTTGCTGCTTTTGCAGATGGCCTTAGAGCAAACGGCATAGTGCTATAA
- the rplQ gene encoding 50S ribosomal protein L17, with translation MRHKHGYRKLGRTSSHRAALLKNLAIAVIKYEKIETTLPKAKELRGYVEKLITKAGVGGDHAHKTVFAALQDKECTKKLVNEIAPKYVERNGGYTRIIKTRIRKGDAAPMAFLELV, from the coding sequence ATGAGACATAAGCACGGATATAGAAAGCTTGGCCGTACTTCATCACACAGAGCGGCGTTGTTGAAGAACTTGGCTATAGCTGTTATTAAATATGAAAAAATCGAGACAACACTTCCTAAAGCAAAAGAGCTTAGAGGATATGTTGAGAAATTGATTACAAAAGCTGGTGTTGGTGGCGATCATGCTCACAAAACTGTTTTTGCAGCACTTCAAGATAAAGAGTGTACAAAAAAACTTGTGAATGAGATTGCTCCTAAATACGTGGAAAGAAACGGTGGTTATACCCGTATCATTAAAACACGAATTCGAAAGGGTGATGCTGCGCCAATGGCGTTTTTAGAGCTCGTTTAA
- the rplN gene encoding 50S ribosomal protein L14 → MIQSFTRLAVADNSGAKEIMCIKVLGGSKRRYATVGDVIIASVKKALPSGKVKKGQVVKAVIVRTKKEIQRENGSLIRFDENAAVILDNKREPIGTRIFGPVGREVRYANFMKIVSLAPEVL, encoded by the coding sequence ATGATTCAAAGTTTTACAAGATTAGCGGTAGCTGATAACAGTGGTGCTAAAGAAATTATGTGTATTAAAGTTCTAGGTGGTAGTAAGCGTCGTTATGCAACAGTAGGTGATGTTATTATCGCTTCTGTCAAAAAAGCATTGCCAAGTGGTAAAGTGAAAAAAGGACAGGTTGTTAAAGCGGTTATCGTTAGAACAAAAAAAGAGATTCAAAGAGAAAACGGCTCACTCATTCGTTTTGATGAGAATGCAGCGGTTATTCTTGATAATAAAAGAGAGCCAATTGGTACAAGGATTTTCGGACCAGTCGGTCGTGAAGTTCGTTATGCTAACTTTATGAAAATCGTATCTTTGGCGCCGGAGGTACTATAA
- the rpsM gene encoding 30S ribosomal protein S13, translated as MARIAGVDLPMKKRVEYGLTYIYGIGLTSSRAILTATGISFDKRVHELSEDDVAAIRKEIQAGFQVEGDLRKKVAMDIKALMDMGSYRGLRHRKGLPVRGQKTKTNARTRKGKKRTVGAKAK; from the coding sequence ATGGCAAGGATTGCAGGTGTAGACCTTCCAATGAAGAAAAGAGTAGAGTATGGTTTAACATACATCTATGGTATTGGTTTAACAAGTTCTAGAGCTATCTTAACAGCAACTGGAATTTCGTTTGATAAAAGAGTTCATGAACTAAGTGAAGACGATGTTGCAGCAATTCGTAAAGAGATTCAAGCAGGTTTTCAAGTAGAAGGTGATCTTCGTAAAAAAGTAGCTATGGACATTAAAGCATTAATGGACATGGGAAGTTACCGTGGACTTAGACATAGAAAAGGCTTGCCAGTTCGAGGTCAAAAAACAAAAACGAATGCGCGTACCAGAAAAGGTAAAAAACGCACCGTTGGCGCTAAAGCTAAATAA
- a CDS encoding type Z 30S ribosomal protein S14, with the protein MAKKSMIAKAARKPKFQVRAYTRCQICGRPHSVYRDFGICRICLRKMANEGLIPGLKKASW; encoded by the coding sequence ATGGCTAAAAAATCAATGATTGCAAAGGCTGCAAGAAAGCCTAAGTTTCAAGTAAGAGCGTACACACGATGTCAAATTTGTGGACGTCCACACTCTGTTTACAGAGATTTTGGTATCTGCAGAATTTGTCTTCGTAAAATGGCAAATGAGGGTCTTATTCCAGGCCTCAAAAAAGCAAGCTGGTAA
- the rpsK gene encoding 30S ribosomal protein S11 has translation MAKRKVVRKKVVKKNIAKGIIYISATFNNTVVTVTDEMGNVIAWSSAGSLGFKGSKKSTPYAAQQAVEDALTKAKEHGLKEVGIKVQGPGSGRETAVKSAGTTEGIKVSFLKDITPLPHNGCRPPKRRRV, from the coding sequence ATGGCAAAAAGAAAAGTAGTACGTAAAAAAGTTGTTAAGAAAAATATTGCAAAAGGTATCATTTATATCTCTGCAACATTTAATAACACTGTCGTAACTGTAACTGATGAGATGGGAAATGTTATTGCTTGGAGTAGCGCAGGAAGCCTTGGTTTTAAAGGCAGTAAAAAATCCACTCCATATGCTGCACAACAAGCAGTAGAGGATGCGCTCACAAAAGCAAAAGAACATGGTCTCAAAGAAGTCGGTATTAAAGTTCAAGGACCTGGTAGTGGTCGTGAAACAGCGGTAAAAAGTGCTGGTACAACAGAGGGTATTAAAGTCTCTTTCTTAAAAGACATTACCCCGTTGCCACATAATGGCTGTAGACCTCCAAAAAGAAGAAGAGTGTAA